A single window of Pyrus communis chromosome 10, drPyrComm1.1, whole genome shotgun sequence DNA harbors:
- the LOC137746493 gene encoding uncharacterized protein translates to MFEEVYVRPGDEIAKQLHDAMVEQRTTVLQEATSQLPPETSIEDATISEDAGFQILTNVMDQNFGRRPGKVVRGMGKARVRETGASSSRSNTGEVSALKEEVTTLKAQLAVQSEQMRARDEQMRAQGEQIKAQSEQVKAYAGQMRDLVQAIQMSGLQISLPVPDLPTPSTSEPLCLPIPSSLMYQT, encoded by the exons ATGTTCGAGGAGGTTTACGTTCGACCTGGTGATGAGATAGCTAAGCAGCTTCAT GATGCTATGGTGGAACAGCGCACTACTGTTCTCCAAGAAGCAACATCACAACTTCCCCCGGAGACCTCGATCGAGGACGCCACGATATCCGAGGATGCAGGTTTTCAGATCCTGACTAATGTCATGGATCAAAACTTCGGTCGTCGTCCTGGCAAAGTTGTTCGGGGTATGGGAAAAGCGCGAGTTCGTGAGACGGGTGCCTCTTCTTCCAGATCAAACACAGGAGAGGTCAGTGCATTGAAGGAGGAAGTGACAACCCTAAAGGCTCAACTTGCGGTCCAGAGTGAGCAAATGAGGGCCCGGGACGAGCAGATGAGGGCCCAGGGCGAGCAGATTAAGGCCCAGAGCGAGCAGGTGAAGGCCTATGCCGGACAGATGAGAGACCTTGTACAAGCCATACAGATGTCTGGCCTCCAAATCTCACTACCAGTACCTGATCTTCCTACACCTTCGACTTCTGAGCCACTTTGCCTACCGATACCTAGTAGCTTGATGTATCAAACCTAA